The window TTGTGGTAACCGTTGAAGACGCCAATGCCCTTGACCAGCACTTCCCCGTCCTGGGCCACCCTGATGGTGGTTCCCGGCAGGGGAATCCCCACCGTGCCGATCCGGGACATGCTGGGCGTATTGACGGTGCAGGGCGCAGTGGTCTCCGTCAGCCCATAGCCCTCAAGAACCGGAACGCCAGCTCCATGGAAGAAATGGTTGTCCCGGAGGCTGAGGGGACTGGCGCCGGAAACCGTGTAGCCTACGTCGCCGCCGAACAGCTCCCTGACCTTGGGGTAGAGGAGCTTGTTGAACGTGGAATGTTTCATGCTCAGAAGCCAGCCCGGACCCGCGCCCTTGCCGCGGGCGGCGAGGGCCACCGCCGTCGAATATTGCACCGCGGTGGCCGAAGCTGCCGTGAAGAGGGCGGACTTACCGCTCATGGCCGCCTTGTGGTTGGCCCCGGCGTAGACCTTCTCGAAAATCCGGGGCACCGCGAGCAGGAAAGTGGGCTTGAAGGATCCCAGATCTGCCATCAGTCCACTGGCACCGGCACTGTGCCCCAGGGTGATGCCCGCAGTCAGGCAAACAACCTGGACCGCCCTGGCGAGGACGTGGGCCAAGGGCAGGAACATCAGCGTCCGCGCGCCTTGCTGCATCAGGAGCTCGGGGAGGAACGGGATGACGTTCCGCGCCACGAGGACAAAATTGCCGTGGGTGATTTCGCAACCCTTGGGCTTGCCGGTTGTTCCGGAGGTGTAGACGATTGAGGCGACGCTGGCCAGGTTCGCTGCGCTGCGCTGGCGCTCCAGTTCGTTGTCCATGACGCCGATCCCGACGGCGGAGACGCTGGTCAGGTTGGGTGCGTCGCCGTCGTGCTCCATCCGGATGATGGTCACGGGGTCCTCGCCCAGAACGGCAGAGTTCTCCACCAGCGCATGGACGAGATCAGCTTTGCCCGAGTCCTCCACAAAGATGCGTCGGGCTCCCGAATCGGCGAGGATCCATTCGATCTGGCTTGCCGACGACGTCTCATAAATGGGGACGGTGACCCCGCCGGCCATCCAGATGGCGAAGTCCACCAGCGTCCATTCAAAGCTTGAGCGAGACAAAACAGCCGCAGGATCACCAGGGTTGAGCCCACCTGCGATCAGGCCTTTGGCCAGGGCCGTGACATCGGCAAGGAACCTCGCCGCGGAGACGTTCAGCCAACCGTTCGCCGTCTGTTGCGCATAAAGGTTACCGAACGGATCTTTGTGGCAGCGTTCCAGGAGGAGATCCGTCACGTTGGTGTTCGGGTCCGCCTCGACCAGAAGTTCCGTGCTTGCTTCCCTCACTGTTTGACTCCTCCTAGATCCACGATGGCATCCACATTCTCATCCGCCACTCCTGGTAGCTGATGACCTCCGCAGTGAGCACCGGATAGAAGAACGCGGTTGCCAGCACGGCCAACACCAGGACGAGCGCCACTACGTAGAAGCCGGATCTTCGCCGCCAGACGGGGTCGCTGCTGCGTCCCAGGACCAACCCCAGCACATACGTCAGGCCCAGAACCAGGAACGGTTCGAAGGACACGGCGTAAAAGATGAACATGGTGCGTTCCGGGTACATGAACCACGGAAGGTATCCGGCCGCCACTCCCGCAAGGATGGCACCGGCACGCCAGTCGCGGCGGCCGGCCCACCAGAACAACAGGATCACCAGGGCGATGGTTCCGCCCCACCAGACCACCGGATTTCCCACCGGCAGGATGGCCGAGGAACACGTCTCGACCACGCAGCCGGGAGTGCCCTGTTTGGGGGTTTGGTAGAAGAACGAGGTAGGACGGCCCATGATGAGCCATGTCCAGGGGCTGGACTCATACGGATGATCTGAGCTGAGCCCCTGATGGAATTTGTACGCTTCAAGGTGGTAATGCGCCAGGGAGCGTACGGAGTTGGGCAGCCAATCCCAGCCCGGGGCAGGGTTGGTGGCAGCCCATTGCCGGTAATAGGCGTCCTTCGAAAGGAACCAGCCCGTCCACGTGGCCACGTAAGTGACGGCAGCGATCGGAATGATGGTCACAAACGCGGGCAGGCCGTCCTTGATGATGCCTGCGCTGAACCAGCTCCGGATGCCCGCAATGCGCCGGGCACTCAGGTCCCACAGCACAGTCATGATCCCGAACGCAGCCACGAAGAACAGTGCCGACCATTTGGTCCCCACAGCGAGGCCGAGGCAAACACCTGCAGCCAGACGCCACCACCGCATGCCCAGCCAGGGACCGGCCACCAGTTGGGTGGGTGTGGGGCGGCCTCCCGGCGAAGCAGCCGCCTGCGCGGCGAGGCGGGAAGCCAGACGACGGCGGCCGTCGTCGCGGTCCATGAGTAAGGCGCCGAAAGCGGCCAGAATCCACAGGGCCAGGAAGACGTCCAGCAGGGATGTCCGGGAGAGCACCAGGTGATGGCCGTCGATGGCCAGCAGGAGACCGGCAACAGCCCCGAGGGTGTGCGAGCGGAACAGCTTCAGTGCGATGAGCGAAACGAGGAAGACCGTCAGCGTGCCTGCCAAGGCTGCGCTGAACCGCCAGCCGAAGGGGTTGTCTCCGCCGAACAGCCACATTCCGAACGCAATCATCCATTTGCCCACCGGCGGATGGACAACGTATTCGGGAGTGTTGAGAAGTACATCCGGGTTGCCGGCGATGAAGGAGTCGTTGGCATTGGCCGGCCAGCTGCGTTCGTAGCCGCTCACCACATAGGAGTAGGCGTCCTTGACGTAGTAGGTTTCGTCGAAAACCAGGCTGTGCGGAGCATCAAGCCGGAAGAAGCGGAGGATGCCGCCCAGGATTGCCGTGAGGGTGGGGATCAGCCAGAACCACAAGCGCAAGGACGCCGGATAGTCCCGCCAGCTTTGGACAGTGCCAATCAGACGTTCCTTCAACGCCTGGGCAGTGTAGGCCTCTAACGGCCGTGCGATCCAACGGTGCCCTTCCAGACCGCGGCCTGGCAAAATCCGAGCGGCCAAACCGCCGTAGGGCAAGTCACGGCCAGGCAGGGGTTCCTTTGTACGGGCCCGCGAGGTGTCTGCGGGTTTCGGTGTGTCCGATTGCCCGCTGCCCTCCGCCACCGTGGTGTCTCCAGGTTCCGGGCTCGCTGGGGACGCTGCCGGGGATCCGGAAGCGGTGGCAGGAACGGGCGACTGGTTCACCCGCCCATGCTACCTTTCCATCCTTGTTGTATCCCTGAACCCCGCGGCTGCATCCTTGAAACCCCGCGCGGTATTAGGCTTGGCAGGTGGACGAACAACGCGGCACCCCTGACGAAGCTCCCTCCGACGACTACCTGGAAGAGGAAGCTTCTGCTCCAGAGGCAACCCCCGGCGTCGGCAGGATCGTTCTTGCGGCGACACCTATCGGCAACGTCGGCGACGCTTCCGCGCGTTTGATTGAACTCCTTGGCACCTCTGACATCGTGGCCGCGGAGGACACCCGGCGTCTGCACCGGCTGGTAACTGCCCTTGGCGTCGAAGTCACTGGACGCGTCATCAGCTATCACGAGCACAATGAGGTAGCCAAGACCGGTGAACTGCTGGACCACGTCCGCGCCGGCAAGACCATCTTGATGGTCAGCGACGCCGGAATGCCGGCAGTTTCGGACCCCGGTTTCCGCTTGGTGGAGGGTGCGGTTGCTGCCGGCCTGACAGTCACTGCGGTTCCCGGCCCCTCCGCGGTGCTCACGGCGCTGGCACTGTCCGGACTGCCTACGGACCGCTTCTGCTTTGAAGGATTCCTGCCGCGAAAGTCGGGGGATCGGAATTCACGCTTGGCAGACCTGGCCGGCGAACGCCGCACCATGGTCTTTTTCGAGGCCCCGCACAGGCTCGAAGTGATGTTGCGGGCGCTGCATGAGCGCTTCGGGGCCGAGCGCCGCGTGGCGGTCTGCCGTGAGTTGACCAAAACCTACGAAGAAGTCATCCGGGGCACCCTGCGTGAACTGCTGGAGTGGGCAGAGAACAATGAGGTCCGTGGAGAGATAGCGGTGGTAGTGGGCGGTGCACCCGAACAGGAACCCGGGAAGCCTGAAGACCACGTCGCGGCGGTCAATGAGCTCATTTCCCAAGGCATCCGATTGAAGGAGGCCGTGGCAGCAGTGGCCGAGGAGGCCCGAGTCAGTAAGCGCGAGCTCTACTCGGCGGTGCTCGCAGCGCGCTGACCCACGCTGTGCACTTGCACAAATAGGCGGCCATGAGGCAGTGCGTGAAGGCGTAGACACTGCTTCTCGCGGGGCAGTACCGTGGCAGTAATTCAAGCCACTTCCGGCAACGAACCCCAGTGGTGCAATTCTCCAATGCACCCAAGACGAAGGAGTCGCCATGACTGTCACGGTTGAACGCGAAAGCGAACTGCTGGCTTCCGTCCCTACCGGCCTGCTGATCAACGGTCAGTGGCGCCCGGCCGGTTCCGGAAAGACCTTTGATGTTGAGGACCCGGCAACGGGCAAGGTCCTCCTCAGCATCTCCGACGCCGGTGCTGAAGACGGCGCTGCCGCCCTCGACGCCGCTGCTGCCGCCCAGGCTGACTGGGCACGGACCGCACCGCGCGAACGCGGCGAGATCCTGCGCCGCGCTTTCGAGCTGGTCACCGAGCGCGCCGAAGACTTCGCCCTGCTGATGACCCTGGAAATGGGCAAGCCCCTCGCTGAAGCCCGCGGCGAGGTCACCTACGGTGCTGAGTTCCTGCGCTGGTTCTCCGAGGAAGCCGTCCGAGTGTCCGGCCGTTACTCCACAGCACCTGATGGCAAGAACCGCCTCCTGGTGCAGAAAAAGCCGGTGGGCCCCTGCTTGCTGATCACCCCGTGGAACTTCCCGCTGGCCATGGCCACCCGCAAGATCGCGCCCGCCGTCGCTGCCGGTTGCACCATGGTGCTCAAGCCCGCCAACCTGACCCCGCTCACCAGCCTTCTGTTCGCACAGGTCATGCAGGAAGCCGGCCTCCCCGCTGGTGTCCTGAACGTCATCCAGACCTCCACCGCCGGCGCTGTCACGGGCCCGCTGATCAAGGATGACCGTCTCCGCAAGATCTCCTTCACCGGCTCCACCCCGGTGGGCCAGGCCCTGATCCGTGAAGCCGCGGACAAGGTCCTGCGTACCTCCATGGAACTGGGCGGCAACGCCCCGTTTGTTGTCTTCGAGGACGCGGACCTGGACAAGGCTGTTGAAGGTGCCATCGCTGCGAAGATGCGCAACATGGGCGAGGCCTGCACTGCAGCGAACCGCTTCATTGTGCACGAGTCCGTGGCCGATTCCTTCGCGGAGAAGTTCGCCGCCAAGATCGGTTCCCTCACCACTGCCCGCGGCACTGAGCCCGAATCCAAGGTGGGCCCGCTGATCGACGGCAAGGCCCGCGATGGCGTTCACGCCCTGGTATCCGAAGCCGTAGCAGGAGGTGCCACTGCCGTCACCGGTGGTGCCGCCGTCGAGGGCCCCGGTTACTTCTACCAGCCCACCGTGCTGAAGAACGTTGCCGCCGATGCCCGCATCCTGCGGGAAGAAATCTTCGGACCGGTTGCGCCCATCATCACCTTCTCCACCGAAGATGACGCCGTCCGCCTGGCAAACAACACCGAGTACGGCCTGGTTGCCTACGTCTTCACCAAGGACCTCAACCGTGGCCTGCGCATCAGCGAAAGGATCGAGACCGGCATGCTCGGCCTGAACGCCGGTGTGATCTCCAACGCAGCAGCACCGTTCGGTGGCGTCAAGCAGTCCGGCCTGGGCCGTGAAGGCGGTTCCGAAGGCATCGAAGAGTACCTCTACACCCAGTACGTAGGTATCGCGGACCCGTACGCCGACTAGGCCTTACTGGATCCGGTTCGCCGCTCTCGCAACAAGAACGGCTGACAAACGCAGGGGCCCGGCCCCGGAACCACAAGTTCCGGCGTCGGGCCCTTTGCTGTCTGTACCTCAATCAGCGGTCCTGAACCTAGCGGCGCTGGGGGAGTAGCCCCTTGAGCCTGCGCCAGGACATCGCGACGGTCCGCCCTGTTGCCCTGCCGAACCTTCCGACCGCCCGGAACGGGGCGCCGAGCGCGTGGACCCAGCGGCGCATCATCGACGGCGGCAACCAGTCGGCGCGGAAGCGCACCAGCCAGCGGGCGTTGTTGCGCAACGACTCGCGGATGACAGCAACGCGGGTGGCAGCTGCCGGTGCCGGTGTCGCTGCACGGCCGTACCGCTGCCGTTCGAAGTCCGAGGTGAGCGACGCGACTGCCTCATGGGCGGCGTCGTCGAGTCCTCCAGTGACACCAAGCGCAGAACTGGAGCGCAACCGGGCGGAGAAATGCCGCGGCGTCTCGCTGGGTTTTGACGGCACGCCGTAATCGGTGGCGAGATCCTGCAACTCTGCCCACGCCAGTTCAGGGGCAGGATCCCTCGAGCCTGTGAGCTCGGGATCGTCCGGAGGTTTCTGGTTGAGCCGGCGTCGCCGGAGAACCGTCCTGCTCAGCCTCGGCGACCACAGGAATCCGGCAAGCACCAACACCCCGGCCGCGCCCGCGCCGATGGCCGGCCACGGGTTCACGGCGGCGGAACCTGCGGCGGGCGTATCCACGCCGGGGAGCGGGACAGCAGGAGCCGGGGCGGGGGCAGGAGTGGTCAGGACCTCTTTCTCATCCGCATTGGTGCTCAGGTTGCCGGGCACCGAACTCTCCGTGGCGTACTCGGGAACCACACCACGCGACGGCGTCGGTTCGAAGGGGACCCAGCCCAGGCCTTCGAAGTACAGCTCAGGCCAGGCGTGGGCATCCCGGGCGTCAACTTCGTACTCAGGGAAGGATCCCTGACCCACAAGGGCCACGGACTCGCCCGTGAGGCGGCCGGGCGCGTAACCGACAGCAATCCTGCTGGGGATGCCTTCAGCCCGCGCCATGACCGCCATGGCGGAGGAGAAGTGGACGCAATAGCCGCTTTTCACCGAGAGGAAGTCAGCCAGGACTGAGAGGCCATTGCCGTCATAACCGTTCTGGACGGGAGCCTGAAGGGAATAGGTGAACTCGCCTGAACGCAGGTACTTCTGGATGGCCAGAGCCTTCCCGTAGTTGCTGCCTGCGGACGCCGTGACAGTATCGGCCGTTTGCCGCACGATCTCCGGAAGGCTGCCCGGGATCCTCAGGAAGTCTTCTGAAATGCCCTCTGGAACTGCGCTGGCTTGGGACAAGGACTGTGCTGTGATCTTGGGAGCTGCAGAGAAGACCACATACCGTTGCGCGCGGGTGGTGGTCTCCGTGCTCATGATGCTCAAGGTGGCTGGATCCCAGGTCCATCGTCCATTGAGGCCGTTCACGGAGGCCGGAGCAAAAGGAGCTGGAAGATAAGGGCTGGTAAACAGGCCTGCGTTGACGGAAGTCACGGCGTTGACCACCTCGCCCTGCACCGCGTATCCGGTTTCGATCCTGTCCGCGCCCGCCCTTCGCCCGGCGGCTCGATCATCAGGGGCCCATGTTTCGCCGTCGAAGTTGTCAATGGTGACAGACCTTAGGTACAGGGGGCCGCTGGCACTTGTGGCATAAGTGATGCGCCCTGAACCGGTGGGACTGCGGAGGCTGTTGCCCAGGGTGATCATGGGATTGAGCCCATTGGAGGTTCCCCAAGGGCTCAGCCGCGAGCCCTGCGGAAAGGTGCCGGTCTCAAAACCGGGAATCACCAGCGGGACGGTCAGGGTCATAGCCAGCGCCAAGCCTCCAGTAACCACCGAGCGCCTAAACTGGCCGGCTCCGCGTCCCGAACCGGACTGCAGCCTGGCGTCAGGGGCGAACCAGTGGCTGCACCCGAGGATGAGCAGGAAGCCCACAGCCGCACCGATGAACCCGGCCACTCCCACGCTCTGGGGTTTGATGGTGGCCGGGACCACCATCACCGCCAGGAGACCAATGCCGCTGGCGGCCGGCATGGACAGGGGAACGGCAAGGGCATCGATCAAGATCACCAGGAGGCCCAGGCAGGCGCACATGACAAAGACGATCCCTGCGTTGGGTGCAACAGGCGCGCTCTCGGACACCACTGTTTCCGCAGCCCGCTTGATAAGGCGACCGACGGCGGTGAAGGTTCCGGTGGTGGGGATGAATCCCGCCAGGCTTTCCTGACGGCAGAAAGTGAAGCTAAGGACGCCGGCCAAGGAGGCAAAAGAGGCCAATGTGGCGAGCAGGGGCTGAGCACGGAGCGCCCGGAGGGCAGCAAGCGTCAGGGCAACCACCACCACTGTGGTGATTAGCGGCATGAACCAGCCCCAACCCCTGAGGACGCCATTCAGGGACAACGCAGCGCCAAGGACAGCCACGGCAATGGATCCCGCCATGGCCCATGGATAGGGTCCGGCTCCCGGGGTTTGCCTACGGGGTGACGGCCGCGGTGCTGACCCGCCGCCAGGTTGGGCCGGGGCGTTGGGGGAGCCGCGGTGGGAGGTGGTAGTCATCGCGGCACCGCTGCTCCACGACGGACATCCATGGCTGCATCGGCTGCCGCTACGATTCCGCCCTCGTCGAAGGCTGACCAGGCCGCAGCCAAATGAGTCTTTGAGGTGACAGCGGCCGCTCTCCACCCTGCCAAGCGAAGAATCTCCAATGCTTCGTCATTGTTCCGTGAAGCATCGGTCATCACCAGGGCGAAGGCATTGGCCCCGTACCCGGCCGCGGGAGCAAGCGCCCGTGCTTCCGCGAGCGTCAGATTGCCCACCAAGGCCAGCAGGGGGCCACGCAGGCGATGCGCTGAGAGTTTGTCCATCAGGCGGTCGTTGAAGGGAGAATCTGCAGTCTCTGATGCCGGAGCGGGGGAGCCTTCTTTCTTTTCTGAACCGGATTTATGGTCTGTGTGCTCGGTTCGGTGGTGTTCCGCCCTGATGTGCCTGGGGCCGCTCAGCTCCACGGCTGCCAGTGCCTCGGCGATTGCTTGAAGACCGCCCGCACCCGAGAACTCCTCAGCATCCGGGTCCGTGGCCGACCGCGAACGGTGGAACGCCGGTCCGCCGAATGAGTCAAGGAGCCGCAAGGAATAATTTCGTTCCGCCAAGTGTGCGGCGATCGACATCGCTGCCGTAACAGTCCACTCAAAGTTGGTACTGGTCACCAAATCCGAGTCTTCGTCGCGGCTGCCGAAGACGGACCCGTTTCCGGCGGCAAAGGCGGAGAACCTCTGGTCAAGGATGAGGGTGGCTTCCGGTGTGGTCACCGACTCTTCCTGACGTACCATGAGCTGGCCATGGCGGGCGGTAGCGGCCCAGTGAACGCGGCGCATGGGGTCACCGTGCCTGTACTCACGGGTCATGATGTCATCATCGCTGGGATTAGCCCTGATGCGGGTTGCGGTCACGCCATCGTTGCCGCGCGCACCGGCGAGGCCGGTGACGGGAAGTTCGACGGCGGCAGGCGTCACGGTGAGGATGTCGCCGTCGTCAATTGCATGCCTGCGCAACGATAAGCCGAACGGGTCACTGAACTCTGCCGTGACCGGACCAATCCTGAACTGTCCCCGCTTGCCCGAGCGAAGGTGATATTCGTAGCGGCTGGTGCCTCCGGACGCTGATCTGGCCGGAAAACGGAAAGCGGGAGGCTCCCCGAAACGAGGAGGCAATTGCTCCTCCATAATGACCTGCCCCGTGGCATACGAAGAACGGGCAACGGCCAGGCGAACAGTGGTGGTGCTCGACGTCTCCACCGTGGATGGATTGAACTCCCGGTACACCTGGAACTTGGGTTTAAGCACCCGGACGCCAGCAAGCGCAACCGAAGGAAGGAGGATCAGCAAAATGGCCAAGGAGAGCAGATCCCGCCTGCCCATGACGTAGGCGCACCCGAGCGCGAGAGCCCCGGCTGCCAGGAGCCCCCAGCCGCGGTTGGTGAATAAGTGCTTGGGAAGCCGATCCATGAGCGCCATTGGGGCATGTCTCCTAAACGCTGTTCCTGTCCCTGCGCCATGCGCCGGGCGGTTCCTGGGCAACGGGCAGGGAAGCGAAAATGCCCCGGAGAATGCTCTGCGGTGTATCGCCCGAACTCGCGGCCTTGCGGTCCAGAATGATCCGGTGGGCCAGCACCGACTCGGCAACGTCCACCACGTCATCCGGCAGGACAAAGTCCCGGCCATCCAATGCTGCCGTGGCCTTGGCCGCACGCAACAGTTGCAGCAAGGACCGTGGGCTTGCACCAAGGCGGAGGCGGGCGCTGTCCCGGGTGGCCCGTCCAATGGCCACCGTGTACTCCTTGATGGCTGTGGAGACGTAGACCTGCTGGACGGTGGCGATCATGGCAGCGACATCGGCGGCCGTCACTACAGGAGTCACCTTCACCAGCGGCGAGGACGCCTGATGGGTCTCCAACATCTCGATCTCGGCATCCTTGTCCGGGTAGCCCATGGAGATTCGCGCCATAAAACGGTCGCGCTGGGCTTCAGGCAGCGGATACGTGCCTTCCATCTCGATGGGATTCTGCGTGGCCACAACCATGAAGGGCAAACCCAGTTGGTACGAGTGACCGTCCACGGTCACCTGGTGCTCCTCCATGCATTCAAGGAGCGCCGACTGGGTTTTGGCCGAAGCGCGGTTGATTTCGTCGCCGATGACGATGTTCGCGAACACGGCGCCGGGGCGGAACTCGAATTGCCGGGAAGACTGGTTGTAGATGGACACGCCAGTGACATCGGAGGGCAGCAGGTCCGGGGTGAACTGGATTCGGGATACCGTGCAGTCCACACTGCGCGCCAGCGTCTTTGCCAACAGCGTTTTGCCCACACCCGGGACGTCCTCCAAGAGAAGGTGGCCTTGGGCCAGAAGGACCGTCAGAGCGAGCTTTGCAGCATCGGCTTTTCCGTCAATGACCTGATTGATGGAACCCAGGATGCGCTCGCTGGCATCATGGAACCGCTCCGCGTCCATGACGTGCGGCCTATGCCCGTTGAGTCCCGCGCCATCCCGTGGCAGGGGGCTGTACGCCTCGCCCTGGACAGGAGAGGGTTCAACGGTGACTTGTCGCTTGGACTCCATGAATCGCCCTTCAGCCGTGGCCTAGGCAACAGCAATCTTTACTTAACGCTGTTGGTGGTGGCCGCTTGTCCGTTCCAGACTACCCAGACATTGGCTGCCGCTGACATAGCGCTCCCGAATTTATGTGCCAAGTGGAATTTAAGGTGCACTCCTTCTTCGTTGCCCAAGGAGGACCGCAGTCCGATTAAGGTGGAAGCATGTGCAATTCCCTCGCCCCCGCGCCCTACAGGGCGCCATCCGCTGCGACAGAAGAAAAAGAGTCCCGTCGGGAATACCCGCCAGCGCCGGAGCCCCTACCCGTAGCGGTCATGGACAACCACACACACCTGGACTTCAGGCACGGCCTGATCGAGGTCTCGGTCCGGGATGCGATGGACTCTGCGGAAGCGGTGGGCGTGCAGGGAGCCGTGCAGGTGGGCTGCGATCTCGAATCGTCCCGATTCACAGTGCAGGCCGTGGAAGCAGATCCCCGGCTGCTCGGCGCTGTGGCCATCCACCCCAACGATGCCCCCGAATACGCGGCCCGTGGCGAGCTGGAATCGGCGCTCGCCGAGATCGAGGAGTTGGCCGGTCATCCGCGGATCCGGGCCATCGGTGAGACGGGGCTGGACTTCTTCCGGACCCACGGTGAGGGACTGACACATCAGCGTTACTCGTTCCGCCGCCACATTGACATTGCCAAGCGGCTGGGACTGACGCTCCAGATTCACGACCGCGACGCCCACGACGACGTCGTTCAGGTTCTGCGGGAGGAAGGTGCGCCAGAAAGGGTGGTTTTCCACTGCTTCTCCGGAGATGAAGAACTCGCCCGCATCTGTAACCAGAACGGCTGGTACATGTCGTTCGCCGGGACCATGACGTTCAAGAACGCAGGCAATCTCCGTGCCGCCCTGGCCATCGCCGAGCCAAGCAGGATTCTGGTGGAAACCGATTCACCCTTCCTCACACCGCATCCCCATCGCGGTCGGCCGAATGCCAGCTACATGGTTCCCTACACAGTCAGGTCCATGGCGGACGTGACAGGAGATGACTTGTCCGAACTTTGTTCGCGACTGGCCGAAAACACCCTGGATGCCTACGGATCCTGGGGCTAAACGGGCTCTTTCGACTCCGCGGTCAATGCTCTGACTGGATACCCGGTATGCACGTTACTTGGTTCGTTTATAACGGATCGGTTACTGTGTTAAACAAGTAGCCGGGGTCGGGGAAGGCCTTCGGACAACTGCTCCGGTTCATTCCGGTGCAATCAGTTCAGTGATTTTGGCGGCGCAGATGCCGGCAGCAAGAGTGGGACCAGGCGTAATGCCTGGCCCTCCGTTTTTGCGGTCGGCATTACTTTTGCGCTTTTCCCCGTGCCCGGATGGTCTGAGAGTAATGGGCGATCGTGATCAAGTTCTTCACAACGGATGGCAAGTTCAGCTTCCTCAAAGTAGGTACCCAGTTGCTGGTAGTTGCAGCGCTGGTGGTTGGTGTTGTGGCATTTGTGGGCAACAACAAGACCGTCACCCTCAACGTGGACGGCAAAGTGAGCTCCATCCAGACCTTTGGCGGCACTGTGGACCAAGTGGTCAAGGCAGCCAAGGTCGAGTTGAAGGACGCGGACCGCGTGTCACCGGCCCTCGACGCGAA is drawn from Arthrobacter sp. 31Y and contains these coding sequences:
- a CDS encoding transglutaminase TgpA family protein, with amino-acid sequence MTTTSHRGSPNAPAQPGGGSAPRPSPRRQTPGAGPYPWAMAGSIAVAVLGAALSLNGVLRGWGWFMPLITTVVVVALTLAALRALRAQPLLATLASFASLAGVLSFTFCRQESLAGFIPTTGTFTAVGRLIKRAAETVVSESAPVAPNAGIVFVMCACLGLLVILIDALAVPLSMPAASGIGLLAVMVVPATIKPQSVGVAGFIGAAVGFLLILGCSHWFAPDARLQSGSGRGAGQFRRSVVTGGLALAMTLTVPLVIPGFETGTFPQGSRLSPWGTSNGLNPMITLGNSLRSPTGSGRITYATSASGPLYLRSVTIDNFDGETWAPDDRAAGRRAGADRIETGYAVQGEVVNAVTSVNAGLFTSPYLPAPFAPASVNGLNGRWTWDPATLSIMSTETTTRAQRYVVFSAAPKITAQSLSQASAVPEGISEDFLRIPGSLPEIVRQTADTVTASAGSNYGKALAIQKYLRSGEFTYSLQAPVQNGYDGNGLSVLADFLSVKSGYCVHFSSAMAVMARAEGIPSRIAVGYAPGRLTGESVALVGQGSFPEYEVDARDAHAWPELYFEGLGWVPFEPTPSRGVVPEYATESSVPGNLSTNADEKEVLTTPAPAPAPAVPLPGVDTPAAGSAAVNPWPAIGAGAAGVLVLAGFLWSPRLSRTVLRRRRLNQKPPDDPELTGSRDPAPELAWAELQDLATDYGVPSKPSETPRHFSARLRSSSALGVTGGLDDAAHEAVASLTSDFERQRYGRAATPAPAAATRVAVIRESLRNNARWLVRFRADWLPPSMMRRWVHALGAPFRAVGRFGRATGRTVAMSWRRLKGLLPQRR
- a CDS encoding dolichyl-phosphate-mannose--protein mannosyltransferase translates to MNQSPVPATASGSPAASPASPEPGDTTVAEGSGQSDTPKPADTSRARTKEPLPGRDLPYGGLAARILPGRGLEGHRWIARPLEAYTAQALKERLIGTVQSWRDYPASLRLWFWLIPTLTAILGGILRFFRLDAPHSLVFDETYYVKDAYSYVVSGYERSWPANANDSFIAGNPDVLLNTPEYVVHPPVGKWMIAFGMWLFGGDNPFGWRFSAALAGTLTVFLVSLIALKLFRSHTLGAVAGLLLAIDGHHLVLSRTSLLDVFLALWILAAFGALLMDRDDGRRRLASRLAAQAAASPGGRPTPTQLVAGPWLGMRWWRLAAGVCLGLAVGTKWSALFFVAAFGIMTVLWDLSARRIAGIRSWFSAGIIKDGLPAFVTIIPIAAVTYVATWTGWFLSKDAYYRQWAATNPAPGWDWLPNSVRSLAHYHLEAYKFHQGLSSDHPYESSPWTWLIMGRPTSFFYQTPKQGTPGCVVETCSSAILPVGNPVVWWGGTIALVILLFWWAGRRDWRAGAILAGVAAGYLPWFMYPERTMFIFYAVSFEPFLVLGLTYVLGLVLGRSSDPVWRRRSGFYVVALVLVLAVLATAFFYPVLTAEVISYQEWRMRMWMPSWI
- a CDS encoding NAD-dependent succinate-semialdehyde dehydrogenase; translation: MTVTVERESELLASVPTGLLINGQWRPAGSGKTFDVEDPATGKVLLSISDAGAEDGAAALDAAAAAQADWARTAPRERGEILRRAFELVTERAEDFALLMTLEMGKPLAEARGEVTYGAEFLRWFSEEAVRVSGRYSTAPDGKNRLLVQKKPVGPCLLITPWNFPLAMATRKIAPAVAAGCTMVLKPANLTPLTSLLFAQVMQEAGLPAGVLNVIQTSTAGAVTGPLIKDDRLRKISFTGSTPVGQALIREAADKVLRTSMELGGNAPFVVFEDADLDKAVEGAIAAKMRNMGEACTAANRFIVHESVADSFAEKFAAKIGSLTTARGTEPESKVGPLIDGKARDGVHALVSEAVAGGATAVTGGAAVEGPGYFYQPTVLKNVAADARILREEIFGPVAPIITFSTEDDAVRLANNTEYGLVAYVFTKDLNRGLRISERIETGMLGLNAGVISNAAAPFGGVKQSGLGREGGSEGIEEYLYTQYVGIADPYAD
- the rsmI gene encoding 16S rRNA (cytidine(1402)-2'-O)-methyltransferase, whose protein sequence is MEEEASAPEATPGVGRIVLAATPIGNVGDASARLIELLGTSDIVAAEDTRRLHRLVTALGVEVTGRVISYHEHNEVAKTGELLDHVRAGKTILMVSDAGMPAVSDPGFRLVEGAVAAGLTVTAVPGPSAVLTALALSGLPTDRFCFEGFLPRKSGDRNSRLADLAGERRTMVFFEAPHRLEVMLRALHERFGAERRVAVCRELTKTYEEVIRGTLRELLEWAENNEVRGEIAVVVGGAPEQEPGKPEDHVAAVNELISQGIRLKEAVAAVAEEARVSKRELYSAVLAAR
- a CDS encoding AMP-dependent synthetase/ligase, with protein sequence MREASTELLVEADPNTNVTDLLLERCHKDPFGNLYAQQTANGWLNVSAARFLADVTALAKGLIAGGLNPGDPAAVLSRSSFEWTLVDFAIWMAGGVTVPIYETSSASQIEWILADSGARRIFVEDSGKADLVHALVENSAVLGEDPVTIIRMEHDGDAPNLTSVSAVGIGVMDNELERQRSAANLASVASIVYTSGTTGKPKGCEITHGNFVLVARNVIPFLPELLMQQGARTLMFLPLAHVLARAVQVVCLTAGITLGHSAGASGLMADLGSFKPTFLLAVPRIFEKVYAGANHKAAMSGKSALFTAASATAVQYSTAVALAARGKGAGPGWLLSMKHSTFNKLLYPKVRELFGGDVGYTVSGASPLSLRDNHFFHGAGVPVLEGYGLTETTAPCTVNTPSMSRIGTVGIPLPGTTIRVAQDGEVLVKGIGVFNGYHNDDEATQAAFVDGFFRTGDLGELDADGFLTITGRKKDLLVTAGGKNVAPAPLEEKLREHPLVGQAVVVGDGRPFVAALLGLDPDGLADWCAENKVGVLSPEEAAADDRVKAAVQSAVDEANKLVSAAESIKKFAFITAELSVESGHLTPSLKLKRAAVLSDFSAAVEKLYEK